The proteins below are encoded in one region of Danio rerio strain Tuebingen ecotype United States chromosome 12, GRCz12tu, whole genome shotgun sequence:
- the sox9a gene encoding transcription factor SOX-9a → MNLLDPYLKMTDEQEKCLSDAPSPSMSEDSAGSPCPSASGSDTENTRPAENSLLAADGTLGDFKKDEEDKFPVCIREAVSQVLKGYDWTLVPMPVRVNGSSKNKPHVKRPMNAFMVWAQAARRKLADQYPHLHNAELSKTLGKLWRLLNEVEKRPFVEEAERLRVQHKKDHPDYKYQPRRRKSVKNGQSESEDGSEQTHISPNAIFKALQQADSPASSMGEVHSPSEHSGQSQGPPTPPTTPKTDTQPGKADLKREARPLQENTGRPLSINFQDVDIGELSSDVIETFDVNEFDQYLPPNGHQNAPYAGGYAAWMTKPQNGSPQSSQLTPLNPAEPDQPRTTHIKTEQLSPSHYNEQQGSPQHISYGSFNVQHLQHYSTSFPSITRAQYDYSDSHQGGASSYYTHAGGQSSGLYSTFSYMSSSQRPMYTPIADSTGVPSIPQSNHSPQHWDQQPVYTQLSRP, encoded by the exons ATGAATCTCCTCGACCCCTACCTGAAGATGACGGATGAGCAAGAGAAGTGTCTGTCTGATGCACCCAGTCCGAGCATGTCCGAGGACTCCGCGGGCTCGCCCTGCCCGTCCGCCTCGGGCTCAGACACTGAGAACACGCGCCCGGCGGAGAACAGCCTCCTGGCTGCAGACGGGACGCTCGGAGACTTCAAGAAGGACGAAGAGGACAAGTTCCCGGTGTGCATCCGAGAGGCGGTGTCCCAGGTGCTGAAGGGTTACGACTGGACGCTGGTGCCCATGCCGGTGAGGGTGAACGGGTCCAGCAAAAACAAGCCGCACGTCAAGAGACCGATGAACGCGTTTATGGTGTGGGCGCAGGCGGCGCGCAGGAAACTGGCCGACCAGTACCCGCACCTCCACAACGCGGAGCTCAGCAAAACTCTGGGAAAACTTTGGAG ATTACTGAACGAGGTGGAAAAGCGTCCCTTCGTGGAGGAGGCAGAGCGCCTTCGGGTGCAGCACAAGAAAGATCACCCCGACTACAAGTACCAGCCCCGGCGGAGGAAGTCGGTGAAGAACGGCCAGAGCGAATCTGAAGACGGCAGCGAACAGACCCACATCTCGCCCAACGCCATCTTCAAAGCGCTCCAGCAGGCGGACTCGCCCGCGTCCAGCATGGGAGAAGTGCACTCGCCCAGCGAACACTCAG GCCAGTCCCAGGGGCCGCCCACTCCTCCCACCACCCCGAAAACTGACACACAGCCAGGCAAAGCGGATCTGAAACGAGAGGCCCGTCCTCTTCAGGAAAACACCGGACGTCCGCTCAGCATCAACTTCCAGGACGTGGATATCGGCGAGCTGAGCAGCGATGTTATCGAAACATTCGACGTCAATGAGTTTGACCAATACCTCCCGCCGAACGGTCACCAGAACGCACCCTACGCTGGAGGATACGCCGCCTGGATGACCAAACCCCAAAACGGCAGCCCTCAAAGCAGCCAGCTGACCCCGCTGAACCCCGCAGAACCCGACCAGCCCCGAACGACGCATATTAAAACCGAACAGCTCAGCCCGAGCCATTACAACGAGCAGCAGGGCTCTCCGCAGCACATCAGCTACGGTTCCTTCAACGTTCAGCATCTCCAGCATTACAGCACTTCATTTCCCTCCATCACCAGAGCGCAGTACGACTATTCCGACAGCCACCAGGGCGGCGCCAGCTCCTATTACACCCATGCCGGAGGTCAGAGCTCCGGGCTGTACTCCACCTTCAGCTACATGAGCTCAAGCCAGAGGCCCATGTACACACCCATTGCTGACTCTACAGGGGTGCCCTCCATCCCTCAATCCAACCACAGTCCGCAGCATTGGGACCAGCAGCCGGTGTACACGCAGCTGTCCAGACCATGA